The genomic interval CAGTATCAATTTGTGCTTCAATTTTAAACCAGGCGCCACTTCCAATTCCGCCTAACCAAGTACCGTTTTTTAGTTCAAAAATCGTTTTATTTGGTAGTTCTGTTCCAATTAAATTCGGTTCAATATCAAATTTATTAAAAAAAGAAGTTTTATACTCCTTAAGAATCGATCTATTCTTGTAATCCTCAATTCTTTGTTTGTAAATACTATGAATAACGTTATTCGTACTTGCTTTAATTACGTTTCCAATAGGACTTGGTGTTAGTAAATTAGATCTTTTTAATTGCTCACCAATTTTTTTATTTGATGAAGATGCAATAATTGTATCTGTAACAAAACGTGCACAATTAGACCCATTTTTTATAAAAGCACCGTAAGGAATTTCTTTTTCATTTATTAATTGATGAATAAAATTATGTGCTTTTTCAAAATCAATCTCATTATGAATACTTGCAACCAATCTGCCGTCTCCATGTGTTTTTTCAGGATGCTTTTCTATCCAAAGTAAAACTTCTTTTATGTTTATTAATTTTGAGTTTTCAAATTCAGCATTTATAGAAACCTTAAGTTCTGGGTCTGTTTCTTTAGATCGAACACGCCCGTTGCTGTAACTTGTAATATACCTCCCAAAATCAAAATAATTAATTTCAGTTTCGTTTTTTTTAATCAATAATAAAGCAGCATGACCAGCTTGAACCCCATGTTTACTACCAATACCAATTAGAGGCCAAACCTTACTAAAAGGTTCCCAATAGGCAGGTCTTACAACGGTGTCTGGGTAAGAGAGAATTACTATAATTCCGTTAGTTTTGTCTATGCTCATTAATTATTAAAAATTGCTTTTAGCAGAACATTAAAAGTTTTAAAAGCAAAGTACATTGTAAATATAATTATTATTGCTGCAACAATTAAAATAAGATAAGAAATGTATTCTTGCGGAGTATTATCAAACTTTTTTAATGCTTTAAAGCCCATTGTAAGCGATATTGGTGAAGCTATAAAAAGAATAAGTAAAATACTTAAATTCCTTAAACCTTTACCTAATAAGTTATAATTAGTGCTCATTTTTATAGTTTTTAAGGGCATTTCTAACATTACCATATTTAAGTAGTAATGCACTTGCCTCGGTTTGGTCTATATTTAGTTCTAAAGCTAACATTTTTTGACCTCTTTCTACCAATTTTTTATTAGAAAGTTGCATATCAACCATTTTATTTCCCTTAACTTTCCCTAATTGAATCATGGTTGCTGTAGAAAGCATGTTCAGTACTAATTTCTGAGCAGTTCCGGCTTTCATTCTAGAGCTTCCTGTTACAAACTCAGGTCCCACAACAACTTCAATAGGAAATTGAGCAACAATACCTAAAGGACTATTTTCATTACAAGCAATGCAACCTGTAACAATATTGTTTTTATTACACGCTTCTAAAGCAGAAATTACATAAGGCGTTGTGCCAGAAGCAGCAATACCAACAACCACATCTTTACTAGAAACTTGGTGTTCTTGCAAATCTAACCAACCTTGATTTTTTGAATCTTCTGCAAACTCCACAGCGTTTCTAATAGCAATATCTCCACCGGCAATAATACCAACAACCATTTCTGACGAAACTCCAAAAGTAGGTGGACATTCAGAAGCGTCTAAAACACCTAATCTGCCCGATGTACCTGCCCCTAAATAGAAAAGTCTTCCACCATCTTGTAATTTAGTTACAATTTGTGTCGTTAAACTTTCTATTTGCGGTAAAGCCTTTTCTACAGCTAAAGGCACCGTTTTATCTTCGTTATTTATGTTGCTTAATAGTTCTTTTACAGACATCTTTTCTAGATGATTGTAGTTAGAATCTTGCTCTGTTGTTTTAATAAAATTCATGGTCCAAAAGTACAGAATTCTTGTCTATTCTTATTTGTTTTTTGGGTGTTTTAACGGGCTTTCTGCTATATCTTTTTTATAAAAAATAAAAAAGGATAGAGCTTGTCTTGAGGGAAGTCGAAAGGCTTCAATTCCTAACTCAGTGCCAAGAACAATACTAATAAATTACTCTTTTTCAACTAAATTTATGTTGTACGTATCTGTTTCTGAAATATGAAAATAGCCTAACGGAAAATTAGCATCGTCAGTAGTATTTACAATATTACCTAATAGAGATGATGGAATAGACTGAAAAGGACCACCGCCACTTTCTCCACTCTGACTCGATAATATTGTAAAATAAGTGTAGTAATCTTTAGAGACTCCAGATAATTTAATAGCTATTTCTTTAGGAAGTTCAATATTTTCGTCCTCATAGAAATAGGAGAAATTATAATCTGATCCATTAAAATAAGTGTCTTCTATATTCACAAAGTTGTAGGTGTCAATATTAAAAACGTAATAGTTCTCTTCGTTTTCATCATCCGAAAATAAAATCTTCAATTCAATTTGATCATCCGAAAACAG from Polaribacter sejongensis carries:
- a CDS encoding DUF6095 family protein, whose protein sequence is MSTNYNLLGKGLRNLSILLILFIASPISLTMGFKALKKFDNTPQEYISYLILIVAAIIIIFTMYFAFKTFNVLLKAIFNN
- a CDS encoding DUF6695 family protein, with product MSIDKTNGIIVILSYPDTVVRPAYWEPFSKVWPLIGIGSKHGVQAGHAALLLIKKNETEINYFDFGRYITSYSNGRVRSKETDPELKVSINAEFENSKLINIKEVLLWIEKHPEKTHGDGRLVASIHNEIDFEKAHNFIHQLINEKEIPYGAFIKNGSNCARFVTDTIIASSSNKKIGEQLKRSNLLTPSPIGNVIKASTNNVIHSIYKQRIEDYKNRSILKEYKTSFFNKFDIEPNLIGTELPNKTIFELKNGTWLGGIGSGAWFKIEAQIDTETYSISRFDSKGTKDFYADFSIDKKCFNYLEEHQFIYPTNCKEAIIMQNNKLYILQNNS
- the murQ gene encoding N-acetylmuramic acid 6-phosphate etherase, which gives rise to MNFIKTTEQDSNYNHLEKMSVKELLSNINNEDKTVPLAVEKALPQIESLTTQIVTKLQDGGRLFYLGAGTSGRLGVLDASECPPTFGVSSEMVVGIIAGGDIAIRNAVEFAEDSKNQGWLDLQEHQVSSKDVVVGIAASGTTPYVISALEACNKNNIVTGCIACNENSPLGIVAQFPIEVVVGPEFVTGSSRMKAGTAQKLVLNMLSTATMIQLGKVKGNKMVDMQLSNKKLVERGQKMLALELNIDQTEASALLLKYGNVRNALKNYKNEH